In Scomber japonicus isolate fScoJap1 chromosome 19, fScoJap1.pri, whole genome shotgun sequence, a single genomic region encodes these proteins:
- the LOC128380153 gene encoding hyaluronan and proteoglycan link protein 1-like — protein MIPVLICALISLGVADNLDSLYPELEHSRTIYVVENGPRLSVMAEQSKVVSRRGGNATLPCKIQRDQTLAPNRKMRIKWTKLTSDYLKEVDVFVAMDFHKRSYGSFHGRVHLQGSSPMDASLVITDITLEDYGKYKCEVIDGLEDGTTVVALDLEGVLFPYFPRLGRYNLNFYDAERACRSQDAIVASFDQLYDAWRGGLDWCNAGWLNDGSVQYPITTPREPCGGKNTVPGIRNYGVRDKDKNQYDVFCFTSHYKGRFYYLIHPSKLTYDEAVSACQKDGAQIAKVGQMYAAWKLLGFDRCDAGWLADGSVRYPIANPRRRCSPTEAAVRFSGFPDKKHKLYGVYCFKGNN, from the exons AGAACGGCCCTCGACTCTCAGTGATGGCAGAACAATCGAAGGTGGTGTCGAGGCGAGGAGGGAACGCCACCTTACCGTGCAAGATTCAAAGGGACCAAACGCTGGCACCCAATCGTAAGATGAGGATCAAGTGGACCAAGCTGACCTCAGACTACCTGAAAGAG GTGGACGTTTTTGTCGCCATGGATTTCCACAAAAGGAGTTACGGCAGTTTTCACGGACGAGTCCACCTACAAGGATCCTCTCCGATGGACGCGTCTCTGGTCATCACAGATATCACCCTGGAGGATTATGGGAAATATAAATGTGAAGTCATCGACGGGCTGGAAGACGGAACGACGGTGGTGGCACTTGACCTGGAAG GTGTTCTCTTCCCATACTTCCCACGTCTGGGTCGCTACAACCTCAATTTCTACGACGCGGAGCGGGCGTGTCGTTCCCAGGACGCCATCGTAGCGTCCTTCGACCAGCTGTATGACGCCTGGCGAGGAGGATTGGACTGGTGCAATGCCGGCTGGCTGAATGACGGCTCGGTCCAGTATCCCATCACCACCCCCAGAGAACCCTGCGGAGGCAAGAACACGGTGCCGGGCATCCGAAACTACGGCgtgagagacaaagacaagaaCCAGTACGACGTGTTCTGCTTCACCTCACACTACAAAG GTCGGTTCTACTACCTGATCCACCCCTCCAAGCTGACCTACGACGAGGCGGTCAGTGCTTGTCAAAAAGACGGCGCTCAGATCGCTAAGGTTGGCCAGATGTACGCCGCCTGGAAGCTACTGGGCTTCGACCGCTGCGACGCCGGCTGGTTGGCCGACGGCAGCGTCCGTTATCCCATCGCCAACCCGCGCCGACGCTGCAGTCCCACAGAAGCCGCCGTGAGGTTCAGCGGCTTCCCCGACAAAAAGCACAAGCTGTACGGAGTTTACTGCTTCAAGGGCAACAACTGA